TGACCCCATCACCAAGCGCAGCCTCCACGCGCCGGATACTTGCCACCAACACCACCAACTCGTCCGGCTCCAAAGACGCCTGATGATCTGGCCCCGGGAGGCTGCGATCCAGCGTGAAGTGTTTTTCCAGGACCGCCGCTCCCAGCGCGACCGAGGCGATGGCGATATCAATCCCGGTGGTATGATCCGAAAACCCCACCGGGACATCAAATTCTCGGGCGAGTGTGTGCATGGCGCGCAAATTCACATCTAAAGGGTCTGTTGGATAATTGCTGACGCAATGTAAGAGTGCAAGCTGCTGGTTGCCAGTTGCGCGCACCGTTTGTACGGCTTTAGCCACTTCTTCCAGTGTTGTCATTCCGGTGGAGATAATCATGGGCTTGGTTTTGCATGCAATATGCGCCAGGAGAGGCAAATTGGTGATATCGCCAGATGAAGTTTTATATACTTCCATGCCCAATTCGGCTAAAAAATCTGCGCTGGTTTCGTCAAAGGGAGTGGACATAAATAAAATACCGCGTTGCCCGCAATAGGCTTGAAGTTCCTGGTGTGCTTGCGGCGACAATTGCAAACGTTGCAACATCTCGAATTGCGATTCATCTGCTGCGGATGTTTGTTTTTGATATTGTGCTTTTTGTGCCGTCCTGCTGGCCAAGCGTTTGGCATCAAAGGTCTGAAATTTGACCGCGTCTGCACCCGCTTCAGCGGCCACATCAATCAGCTTTCTCGCCAGCGCAA
The genomic region above belongs to Chloroflexota bacterium and contains:
- the neuB gene encoding N-acetylneuraminate synthase, with the translated sequence MEIRDRVIGDGNPCLIIAEAGVNHNGDVALARKLIDVAAEAGADAVKFQTFDAKRLASRTAQKAQYQKQTSAADESQFEMLQRLQLSPQAHQELQAYCGQRGILFMSTPFDETSADFLAELGMEVYKTSSGDITNLPLLAHIACKTKPMIISTGMTTLEEVAKAVQTVRATGNQQLALLHCVSNYPTDPLDVNLRAMHTLAREFDVPVGFSDHTTGIDIAIASVALGAAVLEKHFTLDRSLPGPDHQASLEPDELVVLVASIRRVEAALGDGVKQPVASEISVADIGRRSLHWKEMLSPGTIITRDHLIALRPGTGISPARITAFVGRRLRRVVRSGELVLEDDVEL